The genomic DNA CACCTTTTGGTGGCATCACCTGTGTTTTAATTGACATTTGGTATGGGCAGGCTGTCTCAGGGTTTACCTGTGACCTGTTTGCTGTGCCCAGGATGGAGCAGGTGTGTAATGGGTGAGCCCAGGTGTTAGTAAGAGGGAAAACATTTATGCAGCATCAGTGAGGAGGCCCTGGGTTCCTCAGATGGAATTTTCTGTGTTCACCCACTTGCATGTGCCAGTGGAGAGCTGATGAGTGCCATGTGCACAGCAGTTGTTTTCCAGATTTAAATGTGGGCTTCTCTCCTTCCTCAGGTCATTGGGCTGCTTGATGTCTTCACCTCCACTGCCTCCTACCAGGGGTTCCAGGACTTGTAAGTCTGGACTTGTTTGCTCTGTGTAGATTTCATTATTTTCCAAGACAGCTGTGTCTTAGCAGCAGCATAACAGAGAGGGTTGGGGTGCAAAGGGACCAGACTAGAATCCAGGCATCCCCAAATAATGCAGAGAACCAAGAGCACACCTCAGCTGCCATGGCTGACACACCCAGAACACGTAAACAGATCCcaccctgctcccagctgggacacCACAGCAGCACAGACCAAGCTGTGCAATGAGGATGTGTTACATTCCATGGTGCATCACACAGAGGGTGACCCATGCTGAGCTAAGGGGCTGCACTCAGAATGGGAATAGTATTGTTCAAGAAGCCTCAGGGCAATTAAACTTAGAATTTGGAAGATCTGTCCTTCTCTTGACTCTGGCTCTTGTCAATTGATTTTTTGGCATTTTCCCTCCGTGTTCATGATCACATTGGACAAgtcctttttccttccccatcACTGCAGATGAGCAGTGTGCCTGGCTTTGGGGTTTGGCTGATGGCTGAGGTTAGCAGCCTGCAGGAATAGCATGTGAAGGTTCTCAGAGCAGTTCCTGCAGGAAGACCATCAATTCATTAGCAGCCTCAGCAGGCAGCTACTGAAGGAAGCTGCATGTTGTCTTCTGAGGCAGGGCTGGAGAACTCTACAATGACAAATTTGGGAGCCAatgcagctgctgtgctgtgtgAGATGTTTCAGCTCCTGGGTGGTGAAAGCCTGTCCAAAATTGAACTTCACTTGAGGTCTAAACTAATTCAGGATCCTGAAGATCCTTGTTCTTACTTGATATCAGCAATTTGATTTCCaaggaggagaaagagcaatTTTCAGAACAGGTTGAAATTCCAACTCCTCTGCAGGATGTGCTAGTTAGCCAGGAACAGTCACAACAACTCATCTTCCTTACACAGccagaaaaaccaaaccaagtgAGAACAAGGCTAGCCTGGTCCCCTGCATTTTTCTTCCAGACTCAGGGCCTTGTCTTACTGCCTTTTAGCTACCTGGTGATGCCATACATGCGGACAGATTTACAAAAGATCATGGGACATGAATTCAGTGATGAAAAGATCCAGTACCTGGTCTACCAAATGCTGAAAGGGCTGAAGGTAGGTGGGTCTGGAGGAGTTTAGTGACTCCCTGTGTCTCCTCTGCGTGTCACCTCTGGGTTGACCCTAACTAAACTCCCCTCCAGTACTGTACAGGAGGATGTGGGGAGTTTATGGCGTCCCCTCAGAACAGGAATTGGCTGTTGAACCATTCCTGGTCCAGCACACATCAATAAAATGAGTGTTTGCTTACATCAGGTATCAAAGTAATCAGCAGCCACAGGCCTTGGGATGGTTTCTCCAGGGCAGCACTTGCTTCTCTCTCTGCCTTGCCCAAACCCTCAGCACAACTCTGCATAGAGAGGGAGagactggcagcagcaggagctccttGAACCTGTCACAGAGGCTCCCAGGGGAGAGGACAGAGGGGATGATTTCCTATTCAGGAGCATAAGGGAGGAATATTTTTCTGTAACTGGCTTTGAGGGAGCTGACAGCAATCCTTGCAAACTCTGGGATGTAGAGACAGAGTTTTCCAGCCGTCCTCTCATACCCTTCACCTGGAGTCACATCAGTGGCTTACAGGCATCAATGGGATCACCTCAATCACACCTCTCCCCAGGTCTGCTACCTCGAGTTTAAATAAAGGGGGTAAGAACACATAGACTGGTATGCTAAAAACTCTGAAGTCAGTTTTGCAATTTTATGGTTTTGGGCtgagattatttttttaacaCCCAGAATAACCATGTTGTCATGTCATCTGCTGTAACCTTGATAACTTTGATAGTTTGAAGCTGTTGTACTTGCTCTGAGGAGCTATTGCTTCATCCCTCCTCTTCTGCTCTGTGCATCTTCTTCAGACTGGCAATAGCACTGTAAATACTGTCAGTAATTTGGGGCAGAAATGTCTTTTCAAACTGCTGCCCTAGGGACCAGGGACCTGTAGAAGGCTGCAGAGTTTGTTCTCAGCAAGTTCTTGTTTGTAGCTCTGGTTTGTTTGCTGGAGAACAGAAAATTTTGTCTGCTGGTGATCACATTGTGGCTCCTCTTTTTATTGCAGTATATTCATTCAGCTGGCATCGTCCACAGGGTAAGTTCATGTGTGCTCTTATTCTGATTTTTGTCTGAGAAACACAGCATAGTCATAAAGTTAACAAATTCCTAACCATCCTTTCATTAATAGCACTGTCTGCTCTAATTTCCATCCTGTCTGCTCTCTTTTCCATCCTACCAAAACCCCATTTATATTTGGATTACTAATTCCTGCAGCATTTTGAGAAAATGCTGTATTTTCTGATGAGCTGAGAAGCATTTTATGATGCTTTTTGAATTAAAACTGTTTCAGAAAAGAATAAAATAGTAATCTAATATAGCAGGCATGGTGTTTATTCAGTCATTTACTGATTTGATATTGAACCTGGGGTGTTATGGGACCCCATCAAGAGGAACTTGTGTTGATGTATTGCAGTTGAAACATCCAATTCTTCTGCTCCTGTCTGTTGCAGGACCTGAAGCCAAGTAACCTGGCTGTGAATGAGGACTGCCAGCTGAAGGTAGGTGGCAAAGCAGCACTTTGCAGCACATGAGCTCCTGGAGGaactgctctgccagcaggaaaTTGGCACTGTCACGTTTCCCCTTTCCTCCTGAGCCTCCATTCCAGGCGTTGTGTTCCTTGGCAGATGCAGCAGTGGGAAATGCTCCCCTGCTGATGTCACTTGCTGAATCAGGACACAAGACCTCAAATGAGCCTTCTGTCACTGTAATCCTCGTGGATGGCAGTGTGTAATGACTTCCTGGAGaaattcagcactgctgagcaatACCTGCAGCAGGTGAATGGTCCCCGAAGGGTAGCTGCATTCAGCTGCAGTTGCCCTTTGGTTCTCATGGACACTGTGGTTGTCATTCCAGACAAAGTCATTTCAGGGTTGCTCTGAAGGTTTGCTTGCTGCTGGCTGCTGTGGTGCTCTAGCATGCATTTCTGTAATGTATATTTCAGGGAGTGGCTCTGCTGCCCATAAAGGTTGGGTCAAGCTTGTTCATCTTCAGCATTGAGGGAGAGGCCAAGCTGTGTCACCTGCAAGGTGTCCTTATAGGAAAGGGTGAGTTGTGGTGACCTGGGAGCACGCCTTCACCACCAGGTCACAGACCAACTCCAATAAAGCACATTGAGTAAAACTTAAGCTTCAAGAAAGGCAGTGACCTTCCAGGGAGCACAAAGCACTGATCCTTTCAGAAGGGTCTTTTTGTGACAACATGGTTTGCAGCTGGCTTTTAATTTACAGTGGAATTAAGATATGTAAATTCTGTGAACCATTCCATGGGTATTTGTGGTGTAGTTGGAGCTTTGTTATTACCTGATTGGAGCTACTCCATTTTCTCTTAGAAGCCGAGTCTCACTTGCCCATAGgatttctcttttctctcctgccctCCCTTCTCCTTATTCTTCCTTTGGCACTGCAGATCCTGGATTTTGGCTTGGCCAGGCAGGCTGATGCTGAGATGACTGGCTACGTGGTGACACGGTGGTACAGAGCCCCAGAGGTCATCCTGAACTGGATGCATTACAACCAGACAggtgagcagccctgcccagcctgtgaCTCCCTGGTGATGAGCTGGGGGATCCTGCTGGCTTAAATCTCACTGAATAGTCCagttgtttttcctccttttcatcATCagtgttccctggagcagagcaggtctCAGAGGTGTTGCACaactcccagagctgctgcttgcaGGAAATTATGAAAGCTGAGATTTTAGCAGCAGAGAAAGAACAGAGGAGGGTGGGAGTGAAAATTGAATCAGTGTTTGCTGCAAGCAACAGCAAAAGTGACAGCCTCAGCAACCACTGCTCCCTTtctaatttttgtttttaattttcttttcttcctttcccccctcccctttttctCTCTGAACAGTGGATATCTGGTCTATTGGCTGTATCATGGCAGAAATGCTGACTGGGAAAACACTCTTTAAAGGAAAAGACTGTATCCTTTCAAGCTAAACCTTTTGCCTCAGCAGAGAAATAATTCTTAGTGTGTGTGGAAGGGTTTTTATGAATGAGGTTACTGAGAAAAACAGGTGTCAGACTGGTTTATCAGGAGGTAATCACAAGGACCAATCTTTTTGGCGAGGAAAACAGAAGGGGACCTCAGAAATGCACCTCTGTGGTGGCATGGTTCTTCATCGGCTGTTCAAGCTTGTGTGGCCATAGCTCCATTCCCAAAGCTTTGCACATCCTTCCAAGCCCATGGATGTGTGTCCTGGCATGGTTGTGCCAGAAAAATGATCTTGATGGAAATGTCATTCCAGGAAGAAAGGCTTGGAGCTCTTTTTGCCCGTCTAATGAATCTCTACTTGTGTGACTGTGGTGGGTTGGTATCATGAGCTAATCATactcctgcaggctgagctggggtgGGGGTTTGCTCCTCAAAGGTGATCTTTAACACAGCTTGCCAGACCTGGATCAACTGACCCAGATCCTGAAAGTAACGGGGCATCCAGGAGAGGACTTCTTGGAGAAGCTGGAGGACAAAGCGGTAAGGAGGCTCCTGTGGATTTGGGTCCTGCTGGCAGAGGTGTCAGGGGGTGAGGTTGACTTGTGTTTGGCATGGgagaggtgctgcctctgcagcagcagggaaatgtCCTTTTCCCCAGGCAAGGAAGGCATTTCTCTGTGCTGATGGCACATCTGATGGACTTGCTGCTGTGTTGGGAATGGCTGTGTTTGGCAGGGCCTCCCGAATCACCAATCTTCTCTGTTCTCCTGCTTGGCTCTTAAAACAGAAGGATTTCTCTGTTTTGACCAATAAAAACAGTTCCTTGTGAACTGTTTGCTGAAATGGGACATGTGGGATGCTTTGCTCTTCTCTTCATTTGCTAAGACTGAGAGCTGTATTTCACACCTGTCCACGTGCAGtaactgtgctttccttgctcttTCAGGCAAAGAGTTATATCAAGTCCCTTCCTAAAATCCCCAAGAAGGACTTGTCTGTGCTTTTCCCTAAAGCAAATCCTCTGGGTAAGTAATCTCCAGCATTTCTCATGAGTTTTCACAGCTGGAAAGGAGGCAAGCTGACTGCCACAGCCTCAACTTTATTTCTCCTTCTCATAATTTATTGCTACTTTTTTCCCTTGCAGTTTGTGCCCTTCCTCAGGGAAAATATACATCAGTTAAAAGCAGAATTATCTTTTATTGGCATTACAATGGTGATGTTCTGCTGTTCTTGGCCATttactactttaaaaaaaaattaataagtaCAGTGTAGAACCTGGATCTAGCAATATTTAACAGACAGCTGCTGTGAAATTTTCAGGGTAAAAATTAATCTCTTAGAAAGAGCTCTCTTCCCAGGTAGGTTAGAGGTGAAAGCAAGCAAAACTCTTCTAGAAACTGAATGGAAGAAAGTCTTGAAATGTTAAAACCAAGTGGGAATGAGGCTGACAGACCAGTCAGCATCTGAGTTTCCTGCCCTCCTCTTTACCAGGGATCTATAGGTTTCTATACAGATACTCATGTTAAGACTCCTTTGAGATGCAGGGCTCTGAATGAAAGCAAATTATTAGACCTGAGAAATATCTTGAGGTTCCTGGCTTACTCCTCATGTTTCTGCAGCCCAATCTGTGCAGCAAGGCTTATTCAGGTCTAATTTGTTATTTCTGCACAATTTAACTTCTGTTAGTAAGAGCTCCCTGAGGCTCTTGTTGGGCAGACTTTGCATCTCCACTGGTgggagcccctcgctgccctgGCCAGGTTGAGGATTCTCTTCATTGTTCAGGTGTGGAGGTGAAACACTGGAAATAGCAGTGCCACACTGGCAGGGCTCATGCACAGGCTGCCTGTGCTCCCCTGCACCTTGCCTAGCCCTGTTCCCTTCCTCCACAGCTGTGGACCTGCTTGACAAGATGTTGCAGCTGGATGTGGAAAAGCGCCTCACAGCAACACAGGCCTTGGCTCACCCCTACTTCGACCAGTTCCGAGACATCGAGGAGGAGACAGAGGCACAACACTCCTATGATGATTCTCTGGAACATGAAAAGCTTTCCATAGAGGAGTGGAAAAGTAAGAACTTGATTTTCTTTGAGGTTCCTGTCTAGCATGGGACCCTCCTACCCCTCTTTCTTTCCTGTACAGATGCTGAGTAAAGCTGTGATTGCCTGCTGATGCCTCAATGGTAGGGCTCAGATCTCTTGCTTTTATCCATTCAGCAAAGATCCCTCCAGCTCTCCAGGCAGACTTTTTTGTCTCTCTCCTTTGTCTCTTTCAGCTGCCACTGAATGCCTTTTCCTGCACATCCAACACTCCAACTTTTATTTGTGTCCTCTAAAATCACACATTAATGGTTAttttgttctgcttttcaagAGCACATTTACAAGGAGATCTTGACCTTCAGTCCCATTGCTCGGAAGGATTCAAAGAAGAGAAGTGGGATGTCCTTATAGCGACGGGTGCAGCTGTGGCTGGGACTCAGTTCTCCCTGATGACATCACATTCATTCCACACTGTGCTGCTGGTGGCCTGTGGGACCTCTCTCTATGTGCCAGCACAAGGATGACACCGTGCTGTGGGCACTGGACTTTGTTCTTCTAAAGGGGAAGCACCCCAGACAGTTTTCGACATAAAAGACAAATATATTCTTGTTGAAACTTTGAGAGAATTTGACctgttgtttcctttttttttcccctgtatttgTCCACTTGAGAGAGGAGGAATTTCATTCTTTCTCATTAGTCTTTTCAAGCACAGAGTTTAGTATATTAATTATGGATGCCCTTCCCTGAGCAGTCACAGAGCACCCAGCAGAGCAAGGCTGCTGGGACAGTGTCAGCTCCAGGGCACCAAGGGATCAGCTTGTGTTCAGAGCAGCTACAAACTCATCCTCTCATCCTATACACACAATTCTGCTCAGCTGCTTCCCCTCCAAAGAGCCactgcctcctttttttttttttttttttttttctccctgcttaTTTAATTCCCTGGGATTTGATCAGTGCTGTCTCCTCCTCACAGCAGGCAGCAAACTCACCCTGGGAATTCAAGGCCACTTCCACAGTGACAGACTGGGAGTCCCAGGCAGCTGCACAAATGGCTTTGAATATGGATCTGCAGGACATTTTCCAGCCTGTGCTGAAACTGGAGTATCTGCAGATCCACAGCTTATCAATACAGTCACTTGATATTGCAGGCACAGCTGCTTGTTGTGATAACACCTTTGGACTGCAACACCTTCTTCCCCAGGGTAATCAGGCAAGCTCAGGCAATCATTCCAAAGTCCATCCCAAGGGATATGCACCAAGTGCCTGCTCTGTATCAGAGCTCAGAGCACAGAGTCCCCAGGACTAGAGAAAAGTATTTGACCTCAATAATACATACAGTAATTTTAAACTCCCCCCCGCCCCTTCTATTAGCTGCTGacttattttggtttggtttagccAGGTTGTTTGTTTTCAGTACTCTCTGATTTTCTTCTTAAGTAATGTTCAGTTTTGCTGTACAGACTACAAGTAAGGAAAAACTACAACATTTCCAGAATTTTctgatctctcttctccactgggAACTGGACAGTGATGTCATGTTGCTTGGCtgcctccctgctgcagctcatGGCATGCAGCACTGGGGATAAccctgcagtgactgcagcttTTTGATAGGATGGTGTGGATGTttgcctgctgcagctgcacacaTGGTCCATGGTGATAAGGTGAGGTTTCTCTTGGCTCATATCTGTCTGGGTCATGTACAAGGCCTTTGCTCCAGTCCTCTCTTAGGTAAGGACAGAACTGTTGTGATGTGTCCTCAATTCCCTGGAAGTTCAATGTTTTCTTATGCAGAATGTAATCTCTAAAGTCAAAGTCATCTGTTAAGGCCAGATTCAGACAGAATGTATGAACCACTAAATGGGAATGCTGGGTATTTTTTAATCATCTTGCCCTCCTTCAAAAGGGGAGAGGTAGACCTGAAGAGTCTTCTGTCTCAGTAATGATGGCTGAGGGAGAAAACATCTTCACAACAAAGGAATGTACGGAGCAGTCTGCTGGTAGTTGAAAAGGGACTTGGATAGTTGTAAAGAACAATTTAAAATGCCCTTTGGGAATTGTCTGTCTGAGCAGAGGACAAGCATGAAgaggcactggggacatgtgatACAAATAGATGTGTGAAGAACAATTGTGAGCATAGCCAAGTGGGGTACGCAGATTCTGCAAACACCAGCCTCACTTGTTTTAGGGATTGCACAAAGGCTCTTCAGCATCAATCTTTCTGCTGAGTATACACCCAGTTCCAGGGACTGGGTTTCTCAGTAGGTTTACACTTACCCTGAATGCTCTGAAATTGCAAGAGCAATCCCAACAGCTGCTGTGTGGGCTCCATGCTCTGGTTTCATTCATTCACCCACCAACCCCATACAGTGACAGAACACTGTGCAGGATTACCCAATACCCCAACAAATGTGGGGAGCAGGTGCTCTGTAAGCCCAGGAACCCTGAAGGTGTATGTatatttggttttttgtggtATGTATCATCCAAGAACTCAAAATAGACAGTAGAAAATGAAGCAGATTGGTAGTGGAGAGAGTCTCTGTACAGAGCAACCatcccagtgctgctgtggcaTCTGAGGACGTGTTTCAATGAACAGCAATGAGCCAGGAGAAGGGAGAGGTGAGGGGAAATCCTATTGACATTTCCTGAAAGGAGTTTGAAAAACACCTGCTTGACAGAGGCAGTGACTCAGGCCAAGGCTGGGATCCTCCAGAATCAGCACCAGAACCGAGAGGGGGTGTGTGACCCTGCCAGACACTGTGAGTCAAAGCAGAAATTACCTCATGCAGAGGTGCAGGCAGTGCCTGCTCGATGACTCACACTGACACATCATTCATGGACATTCCTTTCATTACAAGTATAGTTTACATGcttaaaaacacaaaaccaagtGATAAAAATCCCTCAACCATTAAGTGGTTGAAAATTCGGTAAATCAGGCCAGCCAAAAATATGTTTGCCATTTGTATTAAGTTTCTATGATATAAATTTACAAAGATATATGGATGGAATTTTTGTGCCTGTCTCAGATAACTTACAGATGTCTAACTTGGAATACTATTTATTTGCTATTCT from Melospiza melodia melodia isolate bMelMel2 chromosome 28, bMelMel2.pri, whole genome shotgun sequence includes the following:
- the MAPK13 gene encoding mitogen-activated protein kinase 13; this translates as MNIARRRGFYRQEVNNTLWELPRRYTNLHPLGSGAYGSVCSAIDKKTGEKVAIKKLCRPFQSEIFAKRAYRELMLLKHMQHDNVIGLLDVFTSTASYQGFQDFYLVMPYMRTDLQKIMGHEFSDEKIQYLVYQMLKGLKYIHSAGIVHRDLKPSNLAVNEDCQLKILDFGLARQADAEMTGYVVTRWYRAPEVILNWMHYNQTVDIWSIGCIMAEMLTGKTLFKGKDYLDQLTQILKVTGHPGEDFLEKLEDKAAKSYIKSLPKIPKKDLSVLFPKANPLAVDLLDKMLQLDVEKRLTATQALAHPYFDQFRDIEEETEAQHSYDDSLEHEKLSIEEWKKHIYKEILTFSPIARKDSKKRSGMSL